From the genome of Deltaproteobacteria bacterium:
AGTTATCCGGATAGTTGAATTTCCAATGAACATCCTTGAGATACTCGGATGCTGCCTTACCTCCGCCCTCCCGCAACAGATTTAAAAAGATACCGTGTTCTTCCACGATGGCGCGTTTAAACCGGTCCCGGTAGCTTTTCATGGCAAATCCGAACAACCGTAGCTTCAGGTTGCCCACATAGGATGTCAGTTCCGTATTGGCGCAAAGGTCCAGAAACACCTTGTGGAATTGACTGTTGGTCTCGTGAAACTGGCGGTTTTTGCCCTTCTCGACGGCCTCGAGCATGTTGCGGTTGCAACGCTCCATTTCATCGATCTTTGCATCGTCGATCCGATCGAATACGTGCATGAGGGCTTGGGACTCCAAGGCTCCGATTATCTCGAAAAGATCCAGCAGGTCATCGTAGGTCAGGACATTGATCAGGACACCCCTCTGGGGCATAATCGTAACCAGCCCTTGAACCTCCATCTGAGCCAGGGCCTCGCGCAGCGGCGTCCGGCTGACGTTCAGCTCCTCCGTCAGTCGTCGCACGTTGATAAGCGAACCGGGTTTCAGTTCGCCCTTCTCGATCAGAGCGACCAGATAGTCGAAAATCTCCTTACGCAGGCTCCAATTGTTTTTGGTTGTAATCGGTGACATAATTTCGGACGCACTCTCCTGCAAGCACACTGGGATCATTGGATACTAGGATCCCAGTTGTTTGTCAATAAAAAAACGCTCTCCAGCAAATTTTACAAGACGATGCCGAAATGAAAAGGATGCGCCTGTGAACCTTTGATTCCGCCAAGGAAGCAATTTCTCTACACGGCAGCCTGGTTTCCGACAAATACTCCCCGGCGTTGCAACGGTGGAATAAACCCGGACTTCCTATTCCTATCGGCGGGCCCGTCCCCCGGCATAGGCTGCCGACTCGAGCTCGATCAAATATTCCTTGAGGTGCAGACCGCCGGCGAAGCCGGTCAGCTTCCCGTTGCTGCCGACGACCCTGTGGCATGGAATGACGATCGGAATCGGATTTTTGCCATTGGCGGCACCGACGGCCCGGCAGGCTTTCGAATTGCCGATTTCATCGGCGATATCCTGATATGCAACCAGGACCCCGTAAGGGATGCCCTGCAGGGCCCGCCAGACCCTCCGCTGAAAATCGCTACCCTGCGGGGCGAGCCGCAGGTCGAAGCGTTTCAGGCTGCCCGCAAAATAGGCCTTCAGCTGAGCGGCCGCCTCCCCCATGAACCGGCGGTCCCGTTTCCAATCGGCACCGATGGGAAACGGCTGATTCCCCTGCTGGAAATTGATGCGCCGGATGCCGTCCTCGTCCCCGGCAACCAAAAGTTCGCCCAACGGCGTGTCGATCAGGTCGTAACGCATGGCAAGTCCTTTCTCGATGAATTGGATGCTTTCAAGATCTTTTAGGCCTATCTGCAATATCAAGGCGTGGGCATTGGCCGGCAAGTCAACCCGAACCGGCCGTCATTCTCCCCTGAAAACCGGATCCCGTTTTTCAAGACGGGCGGTCAAGGCCTCCTGAAAATCGGCACCGCTGAAAAGACGGTTCAGAACGACGTTTTCCCGGTCCAATGCCTGGGTGACCTCTTCTATCAGGGCTTTTTGCAGCATGGCCTTGGTTTGACGCACGGACTGCCAGGGGCCTCTGGGCGGCACCAGATCCAGCATCCGCTCGCGCACAAAAGGCATCAGTTCGTCGTGGGGCAGCACTTTGTTGACGACACCCATGGCCGCCATCTCCTCGGCACTGA
Proteins encoded in this window:
- a CDS encoding GntR family transcriptional regulator; amino-acid sequence: MSPITTKNNWSLRKEIFDYLVALIEKGELKPGSLINVRRLTEELNVSRTPLREALAQMEVQGLVTIMPQRGVLINVLTYDDLLDLFEIIGALESQALMHVFDRIDDAKIDEMERCNRNMLEAVEKGKNRQFHETNSQFHKVFLDLCANTELTSYVGNLKLRLFGFAMKSYRDRFKRAIVEEHGIFLNLLREGGGKAASEYLKDVHWKFNYPDNFIRPDAVNDGVR
- a CDS encoding methylated-DNA--[protein]-cysteine S-methyltransferase — encoded protein: MRYDLIDTPLGELLVAGDEDGIRRINFQQGNQPFPIGADWKRDRRFMGEAAAQLKAYFAGSLKRFDLRLAPQGSDFQRRVWRALQGIPYGVLVAYQDIADEIGNSKACRAVGAANGKNPIPIVIPCHRVVGSNGKLTGFAGGLHLKEYLIELESAAYAGGRARR